In one window of Harpia harpyja isolate bHarHar1 chromosome 11, bHarHar1 primary haplotype, whole genome shotgun sequence DNA:
- the BRINP2 gene encoding BMP/retinoic acid-inducible neural-specific protein 2 isoform X1 translates to MGRQDLPRTDGPPPMLPWPLALLALSVCCRWGVAGGAGGPVPQQHAAPATPSSSSSSSSGRAPLDWLLSDRGPFYRAQEYVDFMERYRQGFTTRYRIYREFARWKVNNLALERKDFFSLPLPLAPEFIRNIRLLGRRPSPQQITDSLIKKYGTHFLLAATLGGEESLTIFVDKRKLSRRAEPAGGAGNSSGVSLETLHQLAASYFIDRESTLRRLHHIQIATAAIKVTETRTGPLGCSNYDNLDSVSSVLVQSPENKVQLQGLQMVLPSYLRERFVAAALSYIACSSAGELVCHRSDCRCQCQPAFPRCNCPEADIQALESSLAQLRRAWESHHGQFEESEEFQALVKRLPGDHFLNRTAISHFWAMDLDVQHRYQQLGTSLKLLSRKTHRLIRRLFNLSKRCHRQPHFKLPKERSLPYWWSRAQSLLYCSETTMPGTFLEESHSCTCPSDQPSCQGSIPCALGEGPACASCAEDNSTRCGTCNHGYVLTQGFCRPEVADSLEHYLGLETDLQDLELKYLLQKRDSRIEVHSIFISNDMRLGSWFDPSWRKRMLLTLKSNKYKPGLVHVMLALSLQICLTKNSTLEPVMAIYVNPFGGSHSESWFMPVNEGSFPDWERTNVDASAQCQNWTLTLGNKWKTFFETVHVYLRSRIKSLDDSSNETIYYEPLEMADPSKNLGYMKINSLQVFGYSLPFEPDAIRDLILQLDYPYTQGSQDSAMLQLLEIRDRVNRLSPPGKTRLDLFSCLLRHRLKLANNEVARIQSSLRAFNAKLPNALEQETSKLCS, encoded by the exons atggggcgGCAGGACCTCCCGCGCACTGACGGGCCCCCGCCGATGCTCCCGTGGCCGCTGGCCCTCCTGGCCCTGAGCGTGTGCTGCCGCTGGGGGGTGGCCGGCGGGGCAGGAGGCCCGGTGCCCCAGCAGCATGCCGCCCCCGcaaccccttcctcctcctcctcctcctcctctggccgAGCACCCCTTGACTGGCTCCTTAGCGACCGGGGACCCTTCTACCGAGCCCAGGAGTATGTGGACTTCATGGAGCGCTACCGGCAAGGTTTCACCACCAGGTACAGGATCTACAG AGAGTTTGCTCGCTGGAAGGTGAATAATTTGGCCTTGGAGAGGAAGGACTTCTTCAGCCTGCCACTTCCCCTGGCCCCTGAATTCATCCGCAATATCCGTCTGCTGGGACGCCGGCCCAGCCCCCAGCAGATCACTGACAGCCTCATCAAAAAGTATGGGACCCACTTCTTGCTCGCCGCCACACTGGGAG GAGAGGAGTCCCTGACCATTTTTGTGGACAAGCGCAAGCTGAGCCGGAGGGCAGAGCCTGCTGGGGGGGCCGGGAACAGCTCGGGAGTCTCGCTGGAGACCCTGCACCAGCTGGCAGCCTCCTACTTCATCGACCGGGAGAGCACGCTGCGCCGGCTCCACCACATCCAGATCGCCACGGCTGCCATCAAG GTGACCGAAACACGGACGGGGCCACTCGGCTGCAGCAACTATGACAACCTGGACTCGGTGAGCTCCGTCCTGGTGCAGAGCCCTGAGAACAAAGTGCAGCTCCAAG GGCTGCAGATGGTGCTCCCCTCCTACCTGCGGGAGAGGTTCGTGGCGGCTGCCCTCAGCTACATCGCCTGCAGCTCAGCCGGGGAGCTGGTGTGCCACCGAAGTGACTGCCgctgccagtgccagccagccTTCCCCCGCTGCAACTGCCCAGAGGCTGACATCCAGGCACTGGAGAGCAGCCTTGCCCAGCTCCGGCGAGCCTGGGAGAGCCACCACGGCCAGTTTGAGGAGTCAG AAGAGTTTCAGGCCCTGGTGAAGAGGCTCCCTGGGGACCATTTCCTGAACAGGACGGCCATCTCCCACTTCTGGGCCATGGACCTGGATGTCCAGCATCGCTACCAGCAGCTGGGTACCAGCCTGAAGCTGCTCTCCAGGAAAACGCACCGACTCATCCGGCGGCTCTTCAACCTCAGCAAACGCTGCCACCGGCAACCTCACTTCAAACTGCCGAAGGAGAG GTCCCTCCCTTACTGGTGGAGCCGCGCACAGTCGCTCCTGTACTGCAGCGAGACCACCATGCCTGGGACCTTCCTGGAAGAAAGCCACAGCTGCACATGTCCCTCCGACCAGCCCTCCTGCCAGGGGTCCATACCGTGTGCCTTGGGCGAGGGGCCAGCCTGCGCCAGCTGTGCCGAGGACAACAGCACCCGCTGCGGGACCTGCAACCACGGCTACGTGCTCACCCAGGGCTTCTGCCGCCCTGAGGTGGCCGACTCGCTGGAGCACTACCTGGGGCTGGAGACGGACCTGCAGGACTTGGAGCTCAAATACCTCCTGCAGAAACGGGACAGCCGCATCGAGGTACACTCCATCTTCATCAGCAACGACATGCGGCTGGGGAGCTGGTTTGACCCCTCCTGGAGGAAACGCATGCTCTTGACCCTGAAGAGCAACAAGTACAAGCCTGGGCTGGTTCACGTGATGTTGGCCCTCTCCCTCCAGATCTGCCTCACCAAGAACAGCACGCTGGAGCCTGTCATGGCCATCTATGTCAACCCCTTTGGGGGAAGCCACTCGGAGAGCTGGTTCATGCCTGTCAATGAGGGCAGCTTCCCAGACTGGGAAAGGACTAACGTAGATGCCTCTGCCCAGTGCCAAAACTGGACGCTCACCTTGGGCAACAAGTGGAAGACCTTCTTCGAAACGGTCCACGTCTACTTGCGGAGCCGCATCAAGTCTCTGGATGACAGCTCCAACGAGACGATCTACTATGAACCCTTGGAGATGGCAGATCCCTCCAAGAACCTGGGGTACATGAAAATCAACAGCTTGCAAGTCTTCGGCTACAGCTTGCCCTTTGAACCGGATGCTATTCGTGACCTGATCCTTCAGCTGGACTACCCCTACACCCAGGGCTCCCAGGACTCGGCCATGCTCCAGCTGTTGGAGATCAGGGACCGGGTGAACAGGTTGTCACCCCCTGGCAAAACCCGCCTCGACCTCTTCAGTTGCTTGCTCCGCCACAGGCTCAAGTTGGCCAACAATGAGGTGGCGAGGATCCAGTCCTCCCTGAGGGCCTTCAATGCCAAGCTGCCCAATGCGCTAGAGCAGGAGACGAGCAAGCTGTGCAGCTAA
- the BRINP2 gene encoding BMP/retinoic acid-inducible neural-specific protein 2 isoform X2 has translation MGRQDLPRTDGPPPMLPWPLALLALSVCCRWGVAGGAGGPVPQQHAAPATPSSSSSSSSGRAPLDWLLSDRGPFYRAQEYVDFMERYRQGFTTRYRIYREFARWKVNNLALERKDFFSLPLPLAPEFIRNIRLLGRRPSPQQITDSLIKKYGTHFLLAATLGGEESLTIFVDKRKLSRRAEPAGGAGNSSGVSLETLHQLAASYFIDRESTLRRLHHIQIATAAIKVTETRTGPLGCSNYDNLDSVSSVLVQSPENKVQLQEEFQALVKRLPGDHFLNRTAISHFWAMDLDVQHRYQQLGTSLKLLSRKTHRLIRRLFNLSKRCHRQPHFKLPKERSLPYWWSRAQSLLYCSETTMPGTFLEESHSCTCPSDQPSCQGSIPCALGEGPACASCAEDNSTRCGTCNHGYVLTQGFCRPEVADSLEHYLGLETDLQDLELKYLLQKRDSRIEVHSIFISNDMRLGSWFDPSWRKRMLLTLKSNKYKPGLVHVMLALSLQICLTKNSTLEPVMAIYVNPFGGSHSESWFMPVNEGSFPDWERTNVDASAQCQNWTLTLGNKWKTFFETVHVYLRSRIKSLDDSSNETIYYEPLEMADPSKNLGYMKINSLQVFGYSLPFEPDAIRDLILQLDYPYTQGSQDSAMLQLLEIRDRVNRLSPPGKTRLDLFSCLLRHRLKLANNEVARIQSSLRAFNAKLPNALEQETSKLCS, from the exons atggggcgGCAGGACCTCCCGCGCACTGACGGGCCCCCGCCGATGCTCCCGTGGCCGCTGGCCCTCCTGGCCCTGAGCGTGTGCTGCCGCTGGGGGGTGGCCGGCGGGGCAGGAGGCCCGGTGCCCCAGCAGCATGCCGCCCCCGcaaccccttcctcctcctcctcctcctcctctggccgAGCACCCCTTGACTGGCTCCTTAGCGACCGGGGACCCTTCTACCGAGCCCAGGAGTATGTGGACTTCATGGAGCGCTACCGGCAAGGTTTCACCACCAGGTACAGGATCTACAG AGAGTTTGCTCGCTGGAAGGTGAATAATTTGGCCTTGGAGAGGAAGGACTTCTTCAGCCTGCCACTTCCCCTGGCCCCTGAATTCATCCGCAATATCCGTCTGCTGGGACGCCGGCCCAGCCCCCAGCAGATCACTGACAGCCTCATCAAAAAGTATGGGACCCACTTCTTGCTCGCCGCCACACTGGGAG GAGAGGAGTCCCTGACCATTTTTGTGGACAAGCGCAAGCTGAGCCGGAGGGCAGAGCCTGCTGGGGGGGCCGGGAACAGCTCGGGAGTCTCGCTGGAGACCCTGCACCAGCTGGCAGCCTCCTACTTCATCGACCGGGAGAGCACGCTGCGCCGGCTCCACCACATCCAGATCGCCACGGCTGCCATCAAG GTGACCGAAACACGGACGGGGCCACTCGGCTGCAGCAACTATGACAACCTGGACTCGGTGAGCTCCGTCCTGGTGCAGAGCCCTGAGAACAAAGTGCAGCTCCAAG AAGAGTTTCAGGCCCTGGTGAAGAGGCTCCCTGGGGACCATTTCCTGAACAGGACGGCCATCTCCCACTTCTGGGCCATGGACCTGGATGTCCAGCATCGCTACCAGCAGCTGGGTACCAGCCTGAAGCTGCTCTCCAGGAAAACGCACCGACTCATCCGGCGGCTCTTCAACCTCAGCAAACGCTGCCACCGGCAACCTCACTTCAAACTGCCGAAGGAGAG GTCCCTCCCTTACTGGTGGAGCCGCGCACAGTCGCTCCTGTACTGCAGCGAGACCACCATGCCTGGGACCTTCCTGGAAGAAAGCCACAGCTGCACATGTCCCTCCGACCAGCCCTCCTGCCAGGGGTCCATACCGTGTGCCTTGGGCGAGGGGCCAGCCTGCGCCAGCTGTGCCGAGGACAACAGCACCCGCTGCGGGACCTGCAACCACGGCTACGTGCTCACCCAGGGCTTCTGCCGCCCTGAGGTGGCCGACTCGCTGGAGCACTACCTGGGGCTGGAGACGGACCTGCAGGACTTGGAGCTCAAATACCTCCTGCAGAAACGGGACAGCCGCATCGAGGTACACTCCATCTTCATCAGCAACGACATGCGGCTGGGGAGCTGGTTTGACCCCTCCTGGAGGAAACGCATGCTCTTGACCCTGAAGAGCAACAAGTACAAGCCTGGGCTGGTTCACGTGATGTTGGCCCTCTCCCTCCAGATCTGCCTCACCAAGAACAGCACGCTGGAGCCTGTCATGGCCATCTATGTCAACCCCTTTGGGGGAAGCCACTCGGAGAGCTGGTTCATGCCTGTCAATGAGGGCAGCTTCCCAGACTGGGAAAGGACTAACGTAGATGCCTCTGCCCAGTGCCAAAACTGGACGCTCACCTTGGGCAACAAGTGGAAGACCTTCTTCGAAACGGTCCACGTCTACTTGCGGAGCCGCATCAAGTCTCTGGATGACAGCTCCAACGAGACGATCTACTATGAACCCTTGGAGATGGCAGATCCCTCCAAGAACCTGGGGTACATGAAAATCAACAGCTTGCAAGTCTTCGGCTACAGCTTGCCCTTTGAACCGGATGCTATTCGTGACCTGATCCTTCAGCTGGACTACCCCTACACCCAGGGCTCCCAGGACTCGGCCATGCTCCAGCTGTTGGAGATCAGGGACCGGGTGAACAGGTTGTCACCCCCTGGCAAAACCCGCCTCGACCTCTTCAGTTGCTTGCTCCGCCACAGGCTCAAGTTGGCCAACAATGAGGTGGCGAGGATCCAGTCCTCCCTGAGGGCCTTCAATGCCAAGCTGCCCAATGCGCTAGAGCAGGAGACGAGCAAGCTGTGCAGCTAA